One Rhododendron vialii isolate Sample 1 chromosome 2a, ASM3025357v1 genomic region harbors:
- the LOC131316429 gene encoding uncharacterized protein LOC131316429, translated as MRGLRTAKEMWDYLEKVYQQSNLARKFQIEYDMFSYEQGEKTIQEFYAGFMDLWSEYEFVNMGNMTTACCIQNLKTIYDERKVMQFLMKLRSDYENIRGNILNRGTLPTMDMVLGELLREETRIATQAILKGKRTVESVFVAKQGFGKPFQRDLSKTQCFECKEFGHVVSHCKKKNVCVYCKQPGHIITECVEVQQKGGKYFNRKKSNHQAYHVAGVTSDGCNTDVKLGMAFPTGLQNGAPINDDIRNLVQSSVSSSISSAFSAIGLSGPSHWDGEGEGS; from the exons ATGCGAGGACTTCGAACAGCGAAAGAGATGTGGGATTATCTAGAGAAAGTCTACCAACAATCAAACCTCGCACGTAAGTTTCAGATCGAGTATGATATGTTTAGCTATGAACAAGGTGAGAAAACTATACAGGAATTTTATGCTGGTTTCATGGACTTGTGGTCTGAATATGAGTTTGTCAACATGGGCAATATGACCACAGCTTGTTGTATTCAAAATCTGAAGACCATTTATGATGAAAGGAAAGTGATGCAATTCTTGATGAAATTGCGGTCAGATTATGAAAATATCCGGGGTAATATTTTAAACCGTGGTACACTACCAACCATGGATATGGTTTTAGGGGAACTTCTTCGAGAGGAGACAAGAATAGCAACACAAGCCATTCTAAAAGGGAAAAGGACTGTTGAGTCAGTTTTTGTTGCAAAACAAGGCTTCGGAAAACCGTTTCAAAGGGATTTGTCCAAAACTCAGTGTTTTGAATGCAAGGAGTTTGGCCATGTGGTATCGCACTGTAAAAAGAAGAATGTATGTGTTTATTGTAAACAGCCTGGGCATATTATAACTGAGTGTGTTGAAGTTCAACAGAAAGGGGGCAAATATTTCAACCGAAAGAAATCTAATCACCAAGCTTATCATGTTGCTGGTGTTACATCTGATGGGTGCAATACTGATGTGAAACTGGGCATGGCTTTTCCCACAGGCTTGCAGAATGGGGCACCGATTAATGATGACATTCGAAATTTGGTACAAAGCTCTGTTTCTTCCTCTATTTCCTCTGCTTTCTCAGCCATTGGCTTGTCTG GACCGTCGCACTGGGATGGTGAAGGGGAAGGGTCGTAG